From one Mycolicibacterium sp. HK-90 genomic stretch:
- a CDS encoding MCE family protein: MLTRFVRIQLAIFAVASVIGIALMGIVYLQAPTLLGIGRMTVTLQLSGTGGLYQFSNVTYRGVQIGKVTDVRPTRDGAEATLSLNTSPKVPADLHAAVLSVSAVGEQYVDLQPRNDSGPYLHDGSVIPVSNTSIPQAVGPMLDQVSSLIGSIPKDKISPLLEETFKAFNGTGNDMGSLLDSSSRLIAEANAASDQSRALIDDGAPLLDGQAESVDAIRTWARSMSGITKQVAEDDEHVRTLLQDGPAAADEASRLFNQVKPTLPLLLANLTSLGQVGVTYHPSLEQLLVLLPPSIAATQSYGAPKNNPTGMSLGDFTLTMNDPPACTVGFLPPSSWRSPEDTSDIDTPDGLYCKLPQDSPIGVRGARNYPCMGKPGKRAPTVEICNSDRPYEPLAMRQHALGPYPIDPNLLAQGIAPDSRVERDPATHGPIEGTPLPPAAVPPDAVPPPAAPQGEAPVSEIPPSPDTPAVAPSAFTPNGSDGPSVAIATYDPRTGRYATPEGKVFRQADLVPRAGDHTWKDLFTT, translated from the coding sequence ATGCTCACCCGATTTGTCCGAATCCAGCTGGCCATCTTCGCGGTGGCCTCGGTGATCGGCATCGCCCTGATGGGCATCGTCTATCTGCAGGCTCCCACGCTGCTGGGGATCGGGCGGATGACGGTGACCTTGCAACTGTCCGGAACCGGCGGGCTCTACCAGTTCTCCAATGTGACCTATCGCGGCGTCCAGATCGGGAAGGTCACCGACGTGCGTCCCACCCGTGACGGTGCGGAAGCCACACTGTCACTGAACACGTCGCCCAAGGTTCCCGCCGATCTGCATGCCGCGGTGCTGAGCGTATCGGCGGTGGGCGAGCAGTACGTCGATCTGCAACCCCGCAACGACTCGGGACCGTACCTGCATGACGGCTCGGTCATCCCGGTATCCAACACGTCGATCCCGCAGGCGGTGGGGCCGATGCTCGATCAGGTCAGTTCACTGATCGGCAGCATTCCGAAGGACAAGATCAGCCCGCTGCTCGAAGAGACGTTCAAGGCCTTCAACGGCACCGGAAACGACATGGGATCGCTGCTGGACTCCTCGTCGAGACTGATCGCCGAGGCGAACGCGGCCTCCGATCAGTCCCGTGCGCTCATCGATGACGGTGCGCCCCTCCTGGACGGACAGGCCGAATCGGTCGACGCAATCCGTACCTGGGCCCGCAGCATGTCCGGAATCACCAAACAGGTGGCCGAGGACGACGAGCACGTACGCACTCTGCTCCAGGACGGGCCGGCTGCCGCTGACGAGGCCTCGCGTCTGTTCAATCAGGTCAAGCCAACGCTGCCGCTGTTGCTGGCCAACCTGACCAGCCTCGGCCAGGTCGGGGTGACCTACCATCCCTCGCTCGAACAACTCCTGGTGCTCCTGCCGCCATCCATCGCGGCCACGCAGTCATACGGTGCGCCGAAGAACAATCCGACCGGTATGTCCCTGGGCGACTTCACTCTTACGATGAACGACCCGCCGGCATGCACCGTCGGGTTCCTGCCGCCGTCGTCATGGCGGTCGCCGGAGGACACCAGTGACATCGACACCCCGGACGGGCTGTACTGCAAGCTGCCTCAGGATTCACCGATCGGTGTGCGCGGTGCACGTAACTACCCGTGTATGGGCAAGCCGGGCAAGCGGGCTCCCACCGTCGAAATCTGCAACAGCGACCGACCTTACGAGCCACTGGCGATGCGCCAGCACGCCCTCGGTCCGTACCCGATCGATCCGAACCTGCTCGCCCAGGGGATCGCGCCGGATTCTCGCGTCGAGCGGGACCCGGCTACCCATGGTCCGATCGAGGGCACCCCGCTACCGCCGGCCGCCGTTCCGCCCGACGCCGTGCCGCCGCCCGCGGCGCCTCAAGGTGAAGCGCCGGTGAGCGAGATACCGCCCAGCCCGGATACGCCCGCGGTGGCGCCGAGCGCCTTCACTCCCAACGGATCTGACGGACCGTCGGTGGCGATCGCCACGTACGACCCGCGGACGGGCCGGTACGCCACGCCGGAAGGGAAGGTGTTCCGGCAGGCCGACCTCGTGCCGCGCGCGGGTGACCACACCTGGAAAGACCTCTTCACCACCTGA